In Desulfitibacter alkalitolerans DSM 16504, a single genomic region encodes these proteins:
- a CDS encoding GGDEF domain-containing protein, producing MVSNNLRKSDILARYGGDELVIILPETNEQDAYNLMERLRLKIQEHIFTIDRETIIETKDEIKENLSLKTKLVNFLNHIGINNFKNGDLSQITISAGISSLNSDINNKEELIKKADEALLKAKKSGKNTVVISSHQ from the coding sequence ATTGTATCAAACAATTTACGAAAATCAGATATTCTTGCCAGGTATGGCGGGGATGAATTAGTAATTATTTTGCCAGAAACAAATGAGCAAGATGCATATAATTTAATGGAAAGACTAAGGCTGAAAATACAAGAACATATTTTTACCATTGACAGAGAAACTATTATAGAAACAAAAGATGAAATAAAAGAAAATTTATCTCTAAAAACTAAATTAGTCAATTTTCTAAATCATATAGGTATTAATAATTTTAAAAATGGTGATTTATCACAAATAACTATTAGTGCAGGTATTTCTTCACTGAATTCTGATATAAATAATAAGGAAGAGCTGATTAAGAAAGCAGATGAAGCACTGTTAAAGGCTAAAAAATCTGGTAAAAACACCGTTGTAATTTCTAGTCATCAGTAA